The Camelina sativa cultivar DH55 chromosome 14, Cs, whole genome shotgun sequence genome includes a window with the following:
- the LOC104743773 gene encoding F-box protein At1g31080-like, whose protein sequence is MNRGENSDSISIDLISDILSRLPAKSITRFLCVSKLWGSLLCEPYFTELFLTRSLAHPRLLIGVKQDGEWFLFSAPQPQNPSSLVVAADFHMKMSFDLIYYILTLGTEELRWRTTECPSHPYSGFRGNGICIDGVLYYLCYDEDCGYTFLSCFDIRSEKVEFVDPGTCGMNEITTLINYKGKLGLINMENDCHDGGFPLKLHMWVLEDIEKREFSAYVYTLRTDEDKVVKDDQYISVVGATASGEIVLVKDNASAPFDVFYFNPESNILRSVEIQGITRQDGVEWSDDYHEVYVFVDHVEDLNFDVTKTPYAAT, encoded by the exons ATGAATAGAGGAGAAAACTCAGATTCCATCTCTATTGATCTGATTTCTGATATACTCTCGAGATTGCCTGCGAAATCAATCACGAGGTTTCTCTGCGTGTCGAAGCTATGGGGATCCTTGCTTTGCGAGCCATATTTCACCGAGTTGTTCTTGACTAGGTCGTTGGCTCATCCACGTCTCTTAATTGGGGTCAAACAAGACGGTGAGTGGTTTTTGTTTTCGGCGCCTCAGCCTCAGAATCCGTCCTCTCTTGTTGTCGCAGCTGATTTTCATATGAAGATGTCTTTTGACTTAATTTA TTATATCCTGACATTAGGAACTGAAGAACTGAGATGGAGGACGACAGAATGTCCCTCACATCCTTATAGTGGATTTAGGGGTAATGGGATATGCATCGATGGAGTTTTGTATTACTTATGTTACGACGAGGATTGTGGGTATACTTTTTTGAGTTGTTTTGATATTAGGTCTGAGAAGGTTGAGTTTGTAGATCCAGGCACCTGCGGTATGAATGAGATTACTACATTGATAAACTATAAGGGTAAGCTAGGGTTGATTAATATGGAGAATGATTGTCATGATGGTGGATTTCCCCTTAAGTTACAtatgtgggttctagaggatATCGAGAAACGGGAATTCTCTGCATATGTCTACACTTTAAGGACTGATGAGGATAAAGTCGTTAAGGATGACCAGTATATTTCCGTCGTTGGGGCGACTGCTTCAGGTGAAATTGTTTTGGTGAAGGATAATGCATCTGCACCGTTtgatgttttctattttaatcCCGAAAGCAACATCCTCCGAagtgttgaaatccaaggtATTACTAGACAAGACGGTGTAGAATGGTCTGACGATTATCATGAAGTTTACGTCTTTGTAGACCATGTAGAGGATCTTAACTTTGATGTTACGAAGACACCATATGCTGCAACATAA
- the LOC104741988 gene encoding auxin response factor 12-like, with translation MKNNEDINSQPELLSIIDGTKSYIYEQLWNICAGPLCDLPKPGEKVYYFPQGHIELVETSTREVLLDEMRPNINLPSKLPCPVISIQLKMEKNTDEVYAQISLMPDTTEVVIPITNDGNRKPMVCSFTKALTASDTSTHGVLSLPKKHALECLPPLDMSQPVPTQELVVKDLHDNQWTFKHTFRGTPRRHLFTTGWTAFVTSKKLAAGDNFIILKGENGELLVGIRRAKYEIDHIPSSVISAQCMLHGVIASVVNAFNTNCMFIVVYKPRASQFVVRYDKFVDALKNKFNFGSRFKMRCEGEDFSEKRYSGIVIGVKDFSPHWKNLEWRSLQVQWDEVSPQKPSS, from the exons atgaaaaataATGAAGATATTAATTCACAACCAGAGCTATTAAGCATAA ttgaTGGAACCAAGAGTTATATTTATGAACAATTGTGGAATATATGTGCTGGACCTTTGTGTGATCTTCCAAAGCCCGGGGAAAAGGTTTATTACTTTCCTCAAGGGCATATTGAGCTT GTTGAGACATCAACAAGAGAAGTGTTGTTGGATGAAATGAGGCCAAACATTAATCTGCCTTCGAAGCTTCCATGTCCTGTAATTTCTATTCAGCTTAAG atggaAAAAAATACGGATGAAGTTTATGCTCAGATTTCTTTGATGCCAGATACAACA GAAGTTGTAATCCCAATTACTAATGATGGTAATCGAAAGCCAATGGTTTGTTCTTTTACTAAAGCACTAACAGCGTCCGACACTAGCACACATGGTGTATTATCTCTACCTAAAAAACATGCCCTTGAATGTCTTCCGCCGCTG GATATGTCTCAACCAGTGCCTACACAAGAACTTGTCGTAAAAGATCTTCATGATAATCAATGGACATTTAAGCATACCTTTAGAG GTACACCGCGGAGGCATCTATTCACCACTGGCTGGACTGCGTTTGtaacatcaaaaaaattagCTGCTGGGGACAATTTCATTATCCTTAA AGGAGAGAATGGAGAGCTGCTAGTTGGCATTAGACGAGCGAAGTACGAAATAGACCACATACCTTCATCTGTAATATCAGCGCAATGTATGCTACATGGAGTCATTGCTTCTGTAGTAAATGCATTCAATACCAATTGTATGTTCATTGTGGTTTATAAGCCAAG GGCAAGTCAATTTGTTGTTAGATATGACAAGTTTGTAGATGCATTGAAGAATAAATTTAATTTCGGTTCAAGATTTAAGATGCGGTGCGAGGGTGAGGATTTTTCTGAAAA AAGGTACTCTGGGATTGTTATTGGTGTAAAAGATTTTTCCCCACATTGGAAAAATTTAGAGTGGCGAAGCCTACAA gtGCAATGGGACGAGGTATCACCACAAAAACCCTCAAGTTGA
- the LOC104741987 gene encoding tRNA pseudouridine(38/39) synthase isoform X2, which produces MTMSDEKSDPGGDDRDSEIAKETELVFLRNRVKELEAENAELLSQVSSCQCQQMEVKDDRLVRRRRVRKGDKNSIPSHLISRRYVALKIMYFGKRFYGFSAEAQMEPSIESEIFKALERTRLLIGDKKDSCYSRCGRTDKGVSSTGQVIALFLRSRLKAPTGDSEGQVNGRTGERPEYDYVRVLNRALPDDIRVTGWSPAPIDFHARFSCSAREYKYFFWRQNLNLSAMDIAGKKFIGEHDFRNFCKMDVANVHCYTRNVTFFDVSPCQNSHEGDQLCTFTMRGSAFLWHQIRCMVAVLFMIGQGVESVDVIDTLLDTKKTPRKPQYLLASEIPLVLRSCEFENVDFICSPGAAESLRSHFKNESLTYQLESVIYQEALRNCLPPCNEQSSCNDVEKKKKRTEHVPLLSRPTEPSYEERAAKMKPRKQETCHV; this is translated from the exons ATGACTATGTCCGATGAAAAATCTGATCCCGGCGGCGATGACCGAGACTCTGAAATCGCTAAAGAAACCGAACTAGTGTTTCTCCGTAATCGCGTCAAG gAGTTGGAAGCGGAAAATGCTGAATTGTTGTCTCAGGTTTCAAGTTGCCAATGCCAACAG ATGGAAGTGAAGGATGATCGGTTAGTTAGGAGAAGGAGAGTTAGAAAGGGAGATAAGAATAGTATACCGAGTCATCTTATCTCAAGGAGATATGTTGCACTAAAAATCATGTATTTTGGTAAGAG ATTTTATGGCTTTTCAGCTGAAGCACAAATGGAACCAAGTATTgag TCAGAAATTTTTAAAGCACTTGAAAGGACACGGCTTTTAATTGGTGACAAGAAAGACTCTTGTTACTCGAGATGCGGAAGAACAGATAAAGGTGTTTCGTCCACAGGGCAG gtgattgctctgtttttaagATCCAGACTGAAGGCACCTACTGGAGACTCTGAAGGACAAGTTAATGGGAGAACGGGTGAAA GACCAGAATATGATTATGTGAGAGTTCTAAATCGTGCTCTCCCTGATGACATCCGAGTTACTGGATGGTCTCCGGCTCCTATTGACTTTCATGCAAG GTTCAGTTGCTCTGCTAGAGAatacaaatatttcttttggaGACAAAATCTGAATCTCTCG GCCATGGACATTGCTGGGAAGAAGTTCATCGGAGAGCATGATTTTAGGAACTTCTGCAAGATGGACGTGGCAAATGTGCATTGCTATACACGAAATGTTACTTTCTTTGATGTCTCTCCTTGTCAAAATAG TCATGAGGGTGATCAGCTTTGCACATTTACAATGAGAGGCAGTGCTTTCCTGTGGCACCAGATCCGCTGCATGGTTGCGGTGCTATTCATGATTGGGCAGGGCGTTGAATCGGTTGAT GTGATAGACACATTGTTGGACACCAAGAAAACGCCAAGAAAACCTCAATATCTGTTGGCCTCTGAGATTCCCTTAGTCCTCCGTTCATGTGAATTTGAAAATGTTGACTTCATATGTTCTCCAG GCGCTGCAGAGTCACTTCGGTCTCACTTCAAGAATGAGTCGTTGACATACCAATTAGAGTCTGTGATTTATCAGGAGGCTCTCCGGAACTGTTTACCACCATGCAATG AACAAAGCTCATGCAATGatgtagaaaaaaagaagaaacgaacAGAACACGTTCCCCTATTATCTCGACCAACTGAGC CATCGTACGAAGAACGAGCTGCGAAAATGAAACCAAGGAAACAAGAAACTTGTCATGTGTAG
- the LOC104741987 gene encoding tRNA pseudouridine(38/39) synthase isoform X1, whose product MTMSDEKSDPGGDDRDSEIAKETELVFLRNRVKELEAENAELLSQVSSCQCQQMEVKDDRLVRRRRVRKGDKNSIPSHLISRRYVALKIMYFGKRFYGFSAEAQMEPSIESEIFKALERTRLLIGDKKDSCYSRCGRTDKGVSSTGQVIALFLRSRLKAPTGDSEGQVNGRTGERPEYDYVRVLNRALPDDIRVTGWSPAPIDFHARFSCSAREYKYFFWRQNLNLSAMDIAGKKFIGEHDFRNFCKMDVANVHCYTRNVTFFDVSPCQNSHEGDQLCTFTMRGSAFLWHQIRCMVAVLFMIGQGVESVDVIDTLLDTKKTPRKPQYLLASEIPLVLRSCEFENVDFICSPGAAESLRSHFKNESLTYQLESVIYQEALRNCLPPCNVSTEQSSCNDVEKKKKRTEHVPLLSRPTEPSYEERAAKMKPRKQETCHV is encoded by the exons ATGACTATGTCCGATGAAAAATCTGATCCCGGCGGCGATGACCGAGACTCTGAAATCGCTAAAGAAACCGAACTAGTGTTTCTCCGTAATCGCGTCAAG gAGTTGGAAGCGGAAAATGCTGAATTGTTGTCTCAGGTTTCAAGTTGCCAATGCCAACAG ATGGAAGTGAAGGATGATCGGTTAGTTAGGAGAAGGAGAGTTAGAAAGGGAGATAAGAATAGTATACCGAGTCATCTTATCTCAAGGAGATATGTTGCACTAAAAATCATGTATTTTGGTAAGAG ATTTTATGGCTTTTCAGCTGAAGCACAAATGGAACCAAGTATTgag TCAGAAATTTTTAAAGCACTTGAAAGGACACGGCTTTTAATTGGTGACAAGAAAGACTCTTGTTACTCGAGATGCGGAAGAACAGATAAAGGTGTTTCGTCCACAGGGCAG gtgattgctctgtttttaagATCCAGACTGAAGGCACCTACTGGAGACTCTGAAGGACAAGTTAATGGGAGAACGGGTGAAA GACCAGAATATGATTATGTGAGAGTTCTAAATCGTGCTCTCCCTGATGACATCCGAGTTACTGGATGGTCTCCGGCTCCTATTGACTTTCATGCAAG GTTCAGTTGCTCTGCTAGAGAatacaaatatttcttttggaGACAAAATCTGAATCTCTCG GCCATGGACATTGCTGGGAAGAAGTTCATCGGAGAGCATGATTTTAGGAACTTCTGCAAGATGGACGTGGCAAATGTGCATTGCTATACACGAAATGTTACTTTCTTTGATGTCTCTCCTTGTCAAAATAG TCATGAGGGTGATCAGCTTTGCACATTTACAATGAGAGGCAGTGCTTTCCTGTGGCACCAGATCCGCTGCATGGTTGCGGTGCTATTCATGATTGGGCAGGGCGTTGAATCGGTTGAT GTGATAGACACATTGTTGGACACCAAGAAAACGCCAAGAAAACCTCAATATCTGTTGGCCTCTGAGATTCCCTTAGTCCTCCGTTCATGTGAATTTGAAAATGTTGACTTCATATGTTCTCCAG GCGCTGCAGAGTCACTTCGGTCTCACTTCAAGAATGAGTCGTTGACATACCAATTAGAGTCTGTGATTTATCAGGAGGCTCTCCGGAACTGTTTACCACCATGCAATG TTTCGACAGAACAAAGCTCATGCAATGatgtagaaaaaaagaagaaacgaacAGAACACGTTCCCCTATTATCTCGACCAACTGAGC CATCGTACGAAGAACGAGCTGCGAAAATGAAACCAAGGAAACAAGAAACTTGTCATGTGTAG
- the LOC104743774 gene encoding pentatricopeptide repeat-containing protein At1g34160-like, translating into MARVYMETMIQRCVTFSQIKQLQSHFLTAGHFQSSFLRSRLLERCAVSPFGDLSFAVKIFRHIPKPLTNDWNAVIRGFAASPHPSLAFSWFRSMLRQTSSSAICRVDALTCSFTLKACARALCSSATVQLHCQISRHGFSDDARLGTTLLDAYSKNGDLVSAHKLFDEMSGRDIASWNALISGLASGNRASEALELYKRMEIEGIRRNEITVVAALGACSHLGAVKEGENIYGYFKDANLDHNVIVSNAAIDMYSKCGFVDKAFQVFDQITGKKSVVTWNTMIMGFAVHGEAHRALEVFEKLEVNGIKPDDVSYLAALTACRHAGLVEYGTSVFNNMARNGVGPNMKHYGCVVDLLGRAGKLREAHDIICSMSMVPDPVLWQSLLGASEIHNNVEMAEIASRKVNEMGVNDDGDFVLLSNVYAAQGRWKDVGRVRDDMETKQVKKIPDP; encoded by the exons ATGGCTCGTGTCTACATGGAGACGATGATACAGAGATGCGTCACCTTCTCTCAAATCAAACAACTCCAATCTCATTTCCTCACCGCCGGCCATTTTCAATCTTCCTTCCTCCGTTCTCGTCTTCTCGAACGCTGCGCAGTTTCACCGTTCGGAGACCTTTCATTCGCCGTAAAAATCTTCCGTCACATCCCGAAACCTTTAACCAACGATTGGAACGCCGTCATCCGCGGATTCGCCGCTAGTCCTCATCCGTCGCTCGCGTTTTCATGGTTTCGTTCCATGTTGCGGCAAACTTCATCGTCGGCTATATGTAGAGTCGATGCTTTGACTTGCTCTTTCACTCTTAAAGCTTGTGCGCGTGCGCTTTGTTCTTCCGCTACGGTTCAACTTCATTGTCAGATTAGTCGTCATGGGTTTTCCGATGACGCGCGTCTCGGTACTACGTTGCTTGATGCTTACTCTAAAAATGGAGATTTGGTTAGTGCGCACAAGTTGTTCGACGAAATGTCTGGGAGAGACATTGCGTCGTGGAATGCGTTGATTTCGGGGTTAGCCTCGGGGAATAGAGCGAGTGAGGCGTTGGAGTTGTATAAACGAATGGAAATAGAAGGAATCAGAAGAAATGAAATAactgttgttgctgctttgGGAGCTTGTTCTCACTTGGGTGCTGTTAAGGAAGGTGAAAACATCTATGGTTACTTTAAAGATGCAAACTTGGATCATAACGTGATTGTTAGCAACGCGGCTATCGATATGTATTCGAAATGCGGGTTTGTTGATAAAGCTTTCCAAGTGTTTGATCAAATCACGGGTAAGAAGAGCGTTGTTACATGGAACACTATGATCATGGGGTTTGCAGTACACGGAGAAGCGCATAGAGCGCTAGAGGTTTTTGAGAAATTGGAGGTTAATGGTATCAAGCCTGATGATGTCTCATACTTAGCTGCTTTAACTGCTTGTAGACACGCAGGATTAGTGGAGTACGGGACATCAGTGTTCAACAACATGGCTCGTAACGGGGTGGGGCCTAACATGAAGCATTACGGTTGTGTGGTTGATCTGTTAGGCCGTGCAGGAAAGCTGAGAGAAGCTCACGACATCATATGCTCGATGTCGATGGTTCCGGATCCTGTTTTGTGGCAGAGCCTCCTTGGAGCTTCAGAGATTCACAATAATGTTGAAATGGCTGAGATAGCTTCTAGGAAAGTGAATGAGATGGGTGTTAACGACGACGGGGATTTTGTGTTGCTATCAAACGTTTATGCAGCGCAGGGACGATGGAAGGACGTTGGACGAGTGAGAGATGATATGGAGACCAAACAAGTGAAGAAAATTCCCG ATCCATGA